In Leopardus geoffroyi isolate Oge1 chromosome B4, O.geoffroyi_Oge1_pat1.0, whole genome shotgun sequence, the DNA window acaataaatttcatattaaaaaataaataaataaataaataaaatttaaaaattaaatacataagtaagtaataaaaaaataaaagcttgttgTGTTTCCTACCACTGAGAGTTACTACTATATTAAAACGGGGCCATAcactgcccagagcctggcactcCAGTAAGTATTTTtggtgtgcactctgctgttgcattttggctgctctttcccactggtcagtcctctgcagagttcctCCTTGCACTCATTGTTGGAGtgttggacctttaactaggtgtgctttggtttctttgttgAAGTAACCATGGATAAAAGGGATGAGGGAGAAGCCTGTTACACAAAAAAATCgggaaaaagaaaggcaactGAATGAAACCAACAAGAAACTATAAGCCTGActccaaagaaaagaagaaggaaaagagaaaaaaggactgCAGGCGTCATTTTGAAGCGCTTCATTTTCAGTGCACTTGGTGCATGAGAGGTGCTGGCTGTGCTGCTCTGGAGGAGAGGTCTGCTGCATTGGCTCAGAGTCAGTCCTGCCGCAATTAATAAGCAGCTGCCAGCACGGGACCAGGGTTCAGTGTATACAGGTCCCAACTCTACTGAGCGCCACTGTCTGAtctctgaagtcccaccatgTTGGTGTTAGGGGGAAATGGCACTACCCCAGTCTCTCATCCAGGTCTGGGACTCTCGCACCCCAGTGTGAGACTGGCACTGTGCAGatccactcccctcctccagagTAGAGCCTCTCCATGTTGGAATTTCTCTGTCCCTAAAAAACTGTCCCACACCTGAGCAGTGTTAGGGATCTATGGAGTAGCACTGCTAAAAACCGCAAAGGTTATATTCCATCTGAGTGTGCCTCTGTCCCCCGCTAATGAAAGGCCTTTTGCTGACACCTGCAGAGtattttgtccttggggaggcaatatatcctcttccaaaagtactccaggaaggggactgttTCTGTCACAGTGCATCCCAGAGATCCCTACACCAAGCTCGCACTGTGGGGCCAGCTCCCACCTCACCATGAGCACAAGCAACAGCTCTACAGTTCAACTCTAGAAAGTTGTGCAATTCCAAAATTTCAGACTTTGAGCCCCAAATGCAAGCAAAAAATAACTGGGACACTCAGTACTTCTCACTCCCCAGcccatggtccagagaggttttccccTTGTGTGAACTTGATGCAGCACTTTCTCAAACTgggtctccttttctctcttttgtctctcgACGGAAAGGGTTCTCTCCTCTCTACAGCCTGCCATCTTTCTCCCAATTCACTTTCGCATACCTCACACCTGCCAAGCTTTCTCCTTCTAACTGTGGAaatccttctgccactctgcagATAGGTTTCCTGGGTTTTCCAAGTGATCtgacagctgtgtttgagggatgaggaaagccCAGGTTCCAGCTACGTCTCccccatcttaactcctcctctCATTCCTTCCTGATTCAGAAACCTTACTCCATGACACGATGCACAATACACAATACAAACGTGGCTCATAAATTCCCTGCAAATGTCAACACACATCCCTCACAAAAGTCTCAATATTTCATGCCTCCTAGAGGTCCATGTAGCCTAGAATACTGTCCCATTTCTTTTCCAGTTCATCTGTCCCTCTTCTACTTCCCAAATTGCTCCATAGGCACCCTCTCCAGGAAGTGACCCTTGACCAACACCTCTTTCTCAGTTTCTACTCATACCTTCCCTTCCAAAGTAATGATATCTCAATCCCTGTCCAGTTAGTAATTCCTcctatttcagttcatttttcttcccatttgggGTGTAAATTCTctttacccaaaagaattgaagatGCTTCAACAAGATTTTTGCACCAGTCTCCCAAGAAAGCATCTAAAGGAAGGGATAAGTATATGGGTAAACCTGCCTCTAGCAGGATTCCCGGGAGGCACATACTTTCTGTTGGAAAAGTGACAGATTCCACAAGTAAGAAAGTAGCTTCCCATCCTTCTTTTCTAGTAAGGCCTCATACATAAATACAATAGGAAAACACTGGCTCCCATATGCCAACCATAAAACTCTGACTCCTCAAGAAAGATGCCTGTTGTGCCCAAGCTGGAGCCAGTCTCATCTTCAGGGATTCCCTGGAGTCAGTAGacttcttttaattttggtaCCTTGGACCCTCTCCAAGTCCCATGAGTATGGATGCAGCAAAACCAGGAGAGGTCATGTCAGGCAATCAGCTGCCCCAGGGCTGTTGCTCTTTGAGTGAACATTGTTCTTACCATTGTTCTTACCCTCCtctagagggaggagagaatctgCTCCTTGTCCTGAGCAAGACTCCACTCTGATGGAACAGACAGGACAGTCACTAGAACTCCAGGCAGAGCCACACAAAGGCAAAACTACAAGTGCTGGGGTACAGTTCTAGATGTTGGGTACAGATCTAGATACACTTCTAGATGTAGTTCTGGGTGGAGACAAATGCTGTTTGTCAAGCAAGGCTCCAGGAAGATAGTTTTAAAGGAGAAACACAGTGCTAGCCTAAAAGGAAGGAGAATTTCTGTACCAAAGAAATGTGTAAAGCTCTATTCAATTCACCATGAATTATTAAATGCTCATTGTGTGTCTGGATACAGGAGGATGCTCTGGGGGAGCGAACAAGATACACTCTTATCTATGATCTACAATCAggaacaatatacaaaaataaagacactcaGATAACtgtggtatttcatttttatttcagctttatttatgtacaattgacataaaatttaatatatttaaagtatacattgtGGTTATCTGgcatacatatacattgtgaaatgattcaCAATGATTTCCCCAAGGTGATAGGATTAACAATTGTATTTTAATCTAAATGTTTCATGAAATGAAGGTAAGTGTTCAAAGGGCAACTTTGTGTCCTTCCCTTCATCTTTCCATTTGGAGACTTGGTTTTCTATATGTGGTCTCAggaccaacagcatcagcatcaactgggaacttgttagaagtaCATGTTGTAGGCtccacccagacctactgaattctAAATGCTGGGGCCAGGGACCAGCAATCTGTTTTGGCACAAGTCCTCAGGGTATGGTGACACCTGCTGAAGACTGAGAACCACTGACAGAGTACTACTATTCCTGGCCCCACTCCAGGAATAGTACTGCCCCCCTCACTGTCACTTTGATTAGTGAATTAAGGCAACAGCACTAATCATGCCCAGCTCAGccccttccatttttttattggttttccttttttatccagTGCCAAACTGACCAAAACACATGCATTACAACCTGTTCATAcataaaaaatctaattaaagcAGAATCTTTCCTGTGGCGTCTTGTGGAGATTTCTTCGCATTACTTCTGATAAGGAATAAGTCTGTTTAATTTAGTGATGCAGGCTTAGCAAGCCAATTGAGCTACAGTTCAAAAGCTAAGTGTTTAATCAACTGTCTCTATGTCTTGATTATCAGTTGGTTCCAAATATAGGAGTGAGAAATGGGGTGTTATTTATCGCATCCTTATAACTCCAACATGGGTTGTAGTGAAAAGTGGGCAGGATACAGGTTCAGGTTGCCTGCAGTAGAGAGACCTAGCTGAGAGAATAAATAACAAGACACAAGAACCAGAGGAAATCCTAGAATTCTGTAAGTGAACCTAACTTTAGAAATAATCAGTTCTGACGTCTCgtgttacaaaaaaataaaaataaataagcaaaacattGAAGGAACCAAAaggcttgctcaaggtcacattgCTAGTTAATGGTGGGAACAAGAGCAGAATCCAGGATACTTGGCTCCCAGCTGTGCACTTTCTGAGCAGGTGGACCAAAGCAGACAAGAGTAGAAAAACTTTCAAGTCCAAGAACGCAGATATCGCCAAGTAGAAGAACCAACCCTAGGGATTTTCATTATGGGTAGTGGGTTCAAATCCAAGTGTTTTGTGCTCAGAGGAGAGCTCTGGCTCCAATCCACCTGTGCATGTTCTGTTGGCCCCTCTCACAGCCAAGGCTCAGGCTACACACACTACAGTGTGTTCATTGTGTTCTGAACACTGCTTCATTTTCCTGTGCTTCTCCAAGTGTTGTTCTCTCAGCCTACAGTCTCTCACTGCTGCCCACATGTGGGAAAATCCTAACCTGTCTTGGAGAGAGCCAACTCAAATGCCATTCCTCTACAACGTCGTCTCTGATTTCACCAATCAACCCTCACCACTGTGCCAACCCTATGTGATCCTCCAGCACTCTGAATTCCCAGGACACTTTATTTGTATATTACTTATTATGACAACACTTTCTACTTTGTGTTACAGCTATGCTTTACCCCTTGTATTAGAATATAAGCCCCTTAAGGGCAGGGGCCATAtttcatcttttgtttgtttgtttgtttgattctagtttccttttttgttgtttttgttgaagtataattacCATACAGTGTCATTATATTATTCTAGGTGTACTACATAATGAATTATTGATTCCacacatttctcagtgctcatccagataagtatactcttaattccccttatctatttcacccatccttgtACCCACTTCACTTTGACAACCAACAGTTTTTGCCCTATATTTGAGTGTATgaggttgttttgtttgtctcactttttcctcttttgttgttgttgttttatttcttaaattggtATAAGAGTGGAACCATCTGGTGTTTGTATTACTCTGAACAGACTTATTTCACATCATATTAtttcctctaggtccatccatgttgttacaaatgccaagatttcattcttttttatagctgagtaatattccatgacagatagatagatgatagatagatagatagatagatagatagatgatagatagatagataatttgaTCGATATTAcatcttatttatctattcatctatcaagagacatttgggttgctttcatgTCCTGGCTATTGTAAACTATGCCACAGTAAACATacgggtgcatatatctttttgaattcatgtAACCAAAATGCACTTGCCCTGAAAAGGAAACCAGCATCAAGAGAGAAAGGCAACCCACtgaataagaaaagatatttgtaaatgatatatccaataaggggttaatacacaaaatacagaaacaacttatacaactcaatccacttaaaaaatgggcagaggaactaaatagacatttttccaaagatgatatacagatggccaacagacacttggAAAGGTGTTCACCATCACTAATcacagggaaatgtaaattaacacTACAATTGGATATCACTTTaaacctgtcaggatggctaaaatcaaaaagacaaggggcgcctgggtggcgcagtcggttaagcgtccgacttcagccaggtcacgatctcgcggtccgtgagttcgagccccgcgtcgggctctgtgctggcagctcagagcctggagcctgcttccgattctgtgtctccctctctctgaccctcccccgttcatgctctatctctctctgtcccaaaaataaataaacgttgaaaaaaaaaaaaaaaaaaaaaaaaaaagacaagacaagcaAGTATTGtccaggatatggagaaaaagaaaccctcaggtactgttgttgggaatgtcagttggtgcagccactatggaaaacagtatacaggttcctcaaaaaattaaaaataaaagtacctatgatccagcaattctactactggttatttttttttaaataatctctacacacaacttGGGACTCAAAGTTACCACCCTGAGAAATAAATGCATGCCCTagtgattgagccagccaggcaccccacggCTACTGGATATTTaagcaaggaaataaatttttttttctagtttcttataataatattttaaagccagTAAGCAACTACAGATACAATTCAAGtagacaagtaaaaaaaaaaaaaaaaaaaagaattaacaaagatGCACCCATCACTCCACAATATACGCAGAGCTCTATTGATGTTCACCCACCAACAACCCATGGGAGGCCCACCTTTCCATGTGATCAAGAGTACTCCATTATTATGCAGGGGGACCTGACTGCATTCAGGTGTGATGATGTCAAACTGCCTATGTACTGACACGGCTGAGTTCAAGGTCTACACTTTTCGCCCTACCTTGAGTGCAGATAGCGACCCAGCTGTGCTGGATCCCATGGGCGAAGTAGATAACAAACCCAATCAGCATCCAGACACCAAATACTATCCAGGTGCCAGCTGTCATCTGCATCATAAGGCAAACATTCACAAAGACGCTCAGtagtgggaggagaggcagagcagggacctTAAAGTAAAGGGGACTGGAGTTCTGCGGCTGTCTCCAGATGACCCCAGTGAGCCCAGTGATGAGCACCAGGAGCAGCACAACCACTGAAATCCACACTGGGTCTCCAGAAAGCAGAACTGGCCACTGGGTCAGCACTAGACAAAGAAGAATGAGCAACAGAACAAGCAGTAAGGAAGAAACACGGACAACCTGGCCAGAGagtgaagtgggggtggggctggctggAAAAAGTAGTCCCTGTAGAGTCAACCTCTCTGCTGCAGGTCCATTCTCCTCCTGCAcctctgcttcattttcctcattctgCACCTCAGGCTGATACCTGAGGATAAGAACACAAATTGCAACCAGGGAATGAGAAATCAGGGACACAACTGACCTTAGATCCAAGAGATCAGTGACTCCAAAGAAGAATACAATGACCGGAACAGTTCCAACAAACACAATGATCATGATAAGAGAGTATTGGAATAAAGAGATACGGGTAAGGAAAGGGAACAGGAGGCCATCCTTTGCCATCATGTATAGCACCTGACGCATTGGCCACACAAAGCCCCAAAGGCTGGCGGAAAGAAAGCACAGCAATGCAAAAGCTACCACGTAGTAGGCAGGGACCCAGCCAATATGGAGAAATACCTCAGGCAAGGTGCTCCCAGGTTGGAGCTGGTAGTAAGACACCATAAGCGTGAATGCTGAAGAGACACCAAAATACACCAAAAAGCAGATGAACAGTGAAATTACAATGCCCATGGGGATGGAACGCTGGGGATTCTGGGATTTTTCAACTCTGGTAACAATACTGTCAAAACCAAGAAACGCATAGAAACAGGTAGCTGATCCACGGAGAATCCCCTCAAAGCCGAAAGGCACAAATCCTCCAGAGCCCAGAGGTCCCAAGCCAGAGGTGTCATTGAGTCCAGCCTTTACATAGTCCTCTTCTGTGAGCTTCCAGTTGTGCAGGTCCCCCTTAATGAAGCCAGAGGTTATGACAAAGCTGAGAGCCAAAAGTTTAACCAATGTGACCAGTTTGGTAATTGTGGAACTCAACAATGACATGGAATACCAAA includes these proteins:
- the LOC123590484 gene encoding cationic amino acid transporter 3-like yields the protein MLRQALRRFGQKLVRGPTLKEPVAENDPQRRLSTLDLVTQGVGHTVGIGVYVLAGEVVRNQAGPSFVICVLVAGLSSVLTGLCYAEISTRIPHSGSAYLYSFVTIGELWAFITGWNLILALVAEKAIVFITWMLTFDNLRGNRLSQTVQESILAHVPPVLAEYLEFSALGFVLLFMEFRSLWYSMSLLSSTITKLVTLVKLLALSFVITSGFIKGDLHNWKLTEEDYVKAGLNDTSGLGPLGSGGFVPFGFEGILRGSATCFYAFLGFDSIVTRVEKSQNPQRSIPMGIVISLFICFLVYFGVSSAFTLMVSYYQLQPGSTLPEVFLHIGWVPAYYVVAFALLCFLSASLWGFVWPMRQVLYMMAKDGLLFPFLTRISLFQYSLIMIIVFVGTVPVIVFFFGVTDLLDLRSVVSLISHSLVAICVLILRYQPEVQNEENEAEVQEENGPAAERLTLQGLLFPASPTPTSLSGQVVRVSSLLLVLLLILLCLVLTQWPVLLSGDPVWISVVVLLLVLITGLTGVIWRQPQNSSPLYFKVPALPLLPLLSVFVNVCLMMQMTAGTWIVFGVWMLIGFVIYFAHGIQHSWVAICTQGRAKSVDLELSRVST